The following proteins come from a genomic window of Ochotona princeps isolate mOchPri1 chromosome 14, mOchPri1.hap1, whole genome shotgun sequence:
- the GAS1 gene encoding growth arrest-specific protein 1, producing the protein MVAALLGGGGGARAGTVPGAWLCLMALMQLLGSAPRGSGLAHGRRLICWQALLQCQGEPECSYAYSQYAEACAPVLAQRGGGDAPGAAAAFPASASISAASSSSSSSSRWRCPSHCISALIQLNHTRRGPALEDCDCAQDENCKSTKRAIEPCLPRTSSGAGGAGGPGAGGVMGCTEARRRCDRDSRCNLALTRYLTYCGKLFNGLRCTDECRAVIEDMLAVPKAALLNDCVCDGLERPICESVKENMARLCFGAELGNGPGSSGSDGGLDDYYDEDYDEEQRPGGAGGEQPLDDDDGVPRPGGGAAAAGGRGDLPYGPGRRSSSGGHCWAPAGAWTPLGPALLLSLLGPLF; encoded by the coding sequence ATGGTGGCCGCGCTgctgggcggcggcggcggggcccgCGCGGGGACGGTGCCGGGCGCCTGGCTGTGCCTGATGGCGCTGATGCAGCTGCTGGGTTCGGCGCCGCGGGGCTCAGGGCTGGCGCACGGCCGCCGCCTCATCTGCTGGCAAGCGCTGCTGCAGTGCCAGGGGGAGCCGGAGTGCAGCTACGCCTACAGCCAGTACGCTGAGGCGTGCGCGCCGGTGCTGGCGCAGCGCGGCGGGGGCGACGCGCCGGGGGCTGCCGCCGCCTTCCCGGCTTCGGCTTCGATTTCGGCCgcctcgtcgtcgtcgtcgtcgtcgtcgcgcTGGCGCTGCCCGAGCCACTGCATTTCGGCGCTCATTCAGCTCAACCACACACGCCGCGGGCCCGCCCTGGAGGACTGTGACTGCGCGCAGGATGAGAACTGCAAGTCTACCAAGCGCGCCATTGAGCCGTGCCTGCCCCGGACGAGCAGCGGCGCGGGCGGCGCGGGCGGCCCCGGCGCGGGCGGGGTCATGGGCTGCACCGAGGCTCGGCGGCGCTGTGACCGCGACAGCCGCTGCAACCTGGCGCTCACACGATACCTGACCTACTGCGGTAAGCTCTTCAACGGGCTGCGCTGCACCGACGAGTGCCGTGCGGTCATCGAGGACATGCTGGCGGTGCCCAAGGCGGCGCTGCTCAATGACTGCGTGTGCGACGGCCTCGAGCGGCCCATCTGCGAGTCTGTCAAGGAGAACATGGCCCGCCTGTGCTTCGGTGCCGAGCTAGGCAACGGCCCGGGCAGCAGCGGCTCCGACGGCGGCCTGGACGACTACTACGACGAGGACTACGACGAAGAGCAGCGCCCAGGCGGCGCGGGCGGCGAGCAGCCTCTGGACGACGACGACGGCGTCCCGCGCCCGGGCGGCGGCGCTGCTGCGGCAGGCGGCCGCGGGGACCTGCCCTACGGGCCTGGGCGCAGGAGCAGCAGTGGCGGCCactgctgggctcctgcaggcgCCTGGACCCCGCTCGGCCCCGccctgctgctgtcgctgctgggGCCACTCTTCTAG